The Parabacteroides sp. AD58 genome includes a window with the following:
- a CDS encoding sensor histidine kinase, with product MEKKIKILHVCTIIAIIVFCITQCWWLYTRYDYIWQNYNEELYQSILGIMQEDFENRRISGERKNIDFVTESSIKVDNTKMQYTINLFFDVYVIDGSKYGDKDSTYSDRILNLYEKYKPEGIKKYEFSIRNCENEREAYVGLERFQVDEICPFSIKRLEDLLKKYGLKTTSITTEKMDSMVWKPKQFSHLNILKPNMTVIYPYDIFEGEVVRMNFDIGMSPIMKRMSGTMVLSLFISIMLISCLVFQIKTIRSQRKIEVLRKDFIQTMVHELKRPIYTLKMCVSFMRNDILMADSQSRAEVISDSYNELDNLSSYFSKLRDLTFDDITEIPLNKSSFSLGEVINDCVKKLNIPGTKKIEIKIISERDIVLYADRMHITNIISNLLENAVKYSAENGLIKISYGQSKKGSVTISIKDNGCGISKYDQKFIFDKFYRSREVIDNHIPGMGLGLAYVELLVKAHDGKVSVNSEEGKGAEFTITLPQDEFI from the coding sequence ATGGAAAAGAAAATAAAGATATTGCATGTTTGTACTATTATAGCCATCATCGTATTCTGTATAACACAATGCTGGTGGCTTTATACCCGCTATGATTATATCTGGCAGAATTATAACGAAGAGTTATATCAAAGTATATTGGGTATTATGCAGGAAGATTTTGAAAATAGGCGCATTTCAGGCGAAAGAAAGAATATTGATTTTGTTACAGAATCGTCTATAAAAGTCGATAATACTAAAATGCAATATACTATAAACTTGTTCTTTGACGTATATGTGATAGATGGCTCCAAATATGGAGACAAGGACTCTACATATTCAGACAGGATATTAAATTTATACGAAAAATACAAACCTGAAGGAATCAAGAAATATGAGTTCTCAATCAGGAATTGTGAGAATGAACGGGAAGCCTATGTAGGGTTGGAGCGTTTTCAAGTGGATGAAATATGTCCATTTTCTATTAAGAGGCTGGAAGATTTATTAAAGAAGTACGGGTTGAAAACAACCAGTATTACTACCGAAAAAATGGATTCAATGGTATGGAAACCAAAGCAGTTTTCTCACTTGAACATTTTAAAACCTAATATGACAGTCATTTACCCGTACGACATATTTGAAGGAGAAGTTGTCCGGATGAATTTTGACATAGGAATGTCACCTATAATGAAAAGAATGTCTGGAACAATGGTGCTCTCTTTGTTTATTTCAATTATGTTGATTTCATGTCTTGTCTTTCAAATTAAAACCATACGTAGTCAGCGTAAGATAGAGGTCCTGAGAAAAGATTTCATTCAAACCATGGTGCATGAATTAAAGCGACCAATATATACTTTGAAAATGTGTGTATCATTCATGCGTAACGACATACTGATGGCAGACAGCCAAAGCAGAGCTGAGGTCATATCCGACTCGTACAACGAATTGGATAACCTTTCTTCCTATTTTTCGAAGCTACGAGATCTTACATTCGATGACATTACCGAAATACCCTTAAACAAGTCCTCATTCAGCTTGGGTGAAGTTATCAATGATTGTGTTAAAAAACTAAATATACCAGGAACCAAGAAAATAGAGATTAAAATAATCTCTGAACGTGATATTGTTTTGTATGCTGATAGAATGCATATCACTAATATTATCAGCAACTTGTTAGAGAACGCTGTAAAATATTCCGCGGAGAATGGATTAATTAAGATTTCTTATGGGCAAAGTAAAAAAGGAAGTGTAACTATATCTATAAAAGATAATGGTTGCGGCATATCTAAATATGACCAAAAATTTATCTTTGACAAATTTTATAGGAGTCGAGAAGTTATAGATAATCATATACCTGGCATGGGCTTAGGTTTGGCATACGTTGAACTGCTTGTCAAGGCTCATGATGGGAAGGTGTCGGTAAACAGCGAGGAAGGAAAAGGCGCTGAATTTACGATTACGTTGCCGCAAGATGAATTTATTTAA
- a CDS encoding response regulator transcription factor, giving the protein MIKILLVDDDLKSSMLLKRFLEVEGYNVTYASNGNMGWELFNSDHPDLVLLDINMPGMNGFELAKMIRKTDDEVLLFFLTDRTERDDRLKGFSLKGNDYIPKPFYPEELIARIKERFENRKHEVPQNFIIGNTLFNRNLSNVTYNNHTVSLSLRQTEILSLLAEHLGSTVDRKEILKKIWGDDSIENSLALNVQITYLRHILKDDNSISIVSLKKKGYILMVN; this is encoded by the coding sequence ATGATAAAGATATTATTAGTGGATGATGACCTTAAGAGCTCAATGCTTCTAAAAAGATTCTTAGAGGTAGAAGGATATAATGTAACGTATGCCAGTAATGGGAACATGGGTTGGGAACTTTTTAATTCTGATCATCCCGACTTGGTTCTTCTTGATATCAACATGCCTGGAATGAACGGATTTGAGTTGGCAAAAATGATAAGAAAAACAGACGACGAAGTGCTTCTGTTTTTTCTAACGGATCGTACAGAACGGGATGATAGATTGAAAGGGTTCAGCCTCAAAGGGAACGATTATATTCCTAAACCATTTTATCCGGAAGAGTTAATAGCAAGAATCAAGGAGCGTTTCGAGAATAGAAAACACGAAGTTCCACAAAACTTTATCATAGGCAACACTTTGTTTAATAGGAATTTGTCTAACGTAACGTATAATAACCACACAGTCTCTCTTTCTTTGCGGCAAACTGAGATATTGTCCCTTTTGGCAGAGCATCTTGGTTCAACTGTAGATCGTAAGGAGATTCTAAAAAAAATATGGGGAGATGATAGTATAGAGAATTCATTGGCTCTTAATGTTCAGATCACTTATCTGCGTCACATATTGAAGGATGACAACTCTATTTCTATTGTATCATTAAAGAAGAAGGGATATATTTTAATGGTTAATTAA
- a CDS encoding GNAT family N-acetyltransferase: MKDLFRMTVLNVNARDYTEEEVKDWASCGDSEIRWRELLAGNRYVGAFNECNVLVGFSSMNKDGYLNSMFVHKDFQHRGIATQLLSEVERIAGQYGVRYITCEVSLTARTFFEKKGYEIVKIQKYKANRLELTNFVMRKVLNCG; the protein is encoded by the coding sequence ATGAAGGACTTGTTCCGCATGACCGTGTTAAATGTGAATGCGAGGGATTATACCGAAGAAGAAGTGAAAGACTGGGCATCATGCGGAGACAGTGAGATACGGTGGAGGGAGCTCCTTGCCGGGAACCGATATGTCGGGGCATTCAATGAATGTAATGTTCTGGTCGGCTTTTCTTCAATGAACAAAGACGGCTATCTGAATTCCATGTTCGTGCATAAGGATTTTCAACATAGAGGTATAGCGACGCAACTTCTCTCGGAGGTTGAACGAATTGCCGGGCAATACGGAGTTAGATACATTACGTGTGAAGTCAGTTTGACCGCCAGAACATTCTTTGAAAAAAAAGGATACGAAATTGTCAAAATACAGAAGTACAAGGCGAACAGATTGGAACTGACCAATTTCGTAATGCGTAAGGTGTTGAATTGTGGATAA
- a CDS encoding GNAT family N-acetyltransferase has product MKSFKLRTWTRADIPALAKYLNNKKIWDNCRDALPYPYTEKDAEQFISFVEGQSEQNNYCIEINHEAVGNISFIRGTDVERYNAELGYWLAEPYWNQGIMSEAIKQAVEDYLSHSDTVRIHAHVYENNPASMKVLEKAGFHKCGILRKACFKNSRFVDLHCYELLKL; this is encoded by the coding sequence ATTAAATCATTCAAACTACGAACTTGGACCAGAGCGGACATACCGGCACTGGCAAAATACTTGAACAATAAAAAAATTTGGGACAATTGCCGTGATGCTCTTCCTTATCCCTATACGGAAAAGGATGCAGAGCAATTCATAAGTTTTGTTGAAGGACAAAGCGAACAGAACAATTACTGCATTGAGATAAATCACGAAGCAGTAGGAAATATCAGCTTCATCAGAGGTACGGACGTTGAGCGGTATAACGCAGAACTGGGATATTGGCTTGCAGAGCCATATTGGAACCAGGGCATCATGTCCGAAGCTATCAAGCAGGCCGTGGAAGATTATCTAAGCCATTCCGATACGGTGCGGATCCATGCCCATGTTTACGAAAACAACCCGGCATCGATGAAGGTTCTCGAAAAAGCCGGTTTCCATAAGTGCGGCATCCTCAGAAAAGCCTGCTTCAAGAACAGCCGCTTTGTCGATCTCCATTGTTATGAATTACTGAAGCTATAA
- a CDS encoding DUF932 domain-containing protein: MEALAVLEKQQQFDFQNNGIEVMNLETLQRTYKENDIYGKPVQGIYHYQVLQRMMGICEKYNLDYEVEEIFAAQNRNKTQPGVSILPQVEQTHGEKAVEAHILRRIFATIRIKDWETDELTTTLVVAYHQDGIQAAIGPCVKICHNQCILSPERSICNYGKNKVTTEGVFETVDGWLANFEVNMNEDIARIQRLKRRIVSLEEVYMYIGLLTALRVSHDSSDRNLSSSVETYPLNQSQISIFTEEVLKLVREKGQVTAWDLYNVATEIYKPGRTDFPALIPQNGAMAELLLSRLPSEVEIQDAILVS, translated from the coding sequence ATGGAAGCATTGGCAGTATTGGAAAAGCAACAGCAGTTTGATTTTCAGAACAACGGAATCGAAGTAATGAACCTTGAAACTCTCCAGCGTACCTACAAGGAGAATGATATCTACGGCAAGCCTGTCCAGGGCATCTATCACTATCAGGTCCTGCAGCGTATGATGGGCATTTGCGAGAAGTATAATCTCGATTACGAGGTAGAGGAAATCTTCGCGGCCCAGAATAGGAACAAGACACAGCCGGGGGTGAGCATTCTCCCGCAGGTGGAACAGACACACGGTGAAAAGGCAGTGGAAGCCCACATCCTCCGACGCATCTTCGCGACTATCCGAATCAAGGACTGGGAAACGGACGAGCTGACAACTACGCTGGTCGTCGCCTACCATCAGGATGGCATACAGGCGGCCATAGGCCCATGCGTGAAGATATGCCATAACCAGTGTATCCTCTCGCCGGAAAGGAGCATCTGCAACTATGGAAAGAACAAGGTGACAACGGAAGGTGTATTCGAGACGGTGGACGGATGGCTTGCCAATTTCGAAGTGAACATGAACGAGGACATTGCACGCATTCAGCGGCTGAAACGCAGAATCGTCTCACTGGAAGAAGTGTATATGTATATCGGTCTACTGACAGCGTTGCGTGTCTCCCATGACAGTTCGGACAGGAACCTGTCATCCTCGGTTGAAACCTACCCGTTGAACCAGAGCCAGATTTCCATCTTCACGGAAGAGGTGCTGAAACTGGTCCGCGAAAAGGGACAGGTTACTGCTTGGGACTTGTATAATGTAGCAACTGAGATATATAAGCCTGGCAGAACGGATTTCCCGGCACTGATTCCGCAGAACGGAGCCATGGCGGAACTCCTGCTTTCCCGTCTGCCATCAGAGGTGGAAATACAGGATGCCATTCTGGTAAGTTAA
- a CDS encoding DUF4120 family protein encodes MKILNEEHFQNVKRYAESIGDTSLQNCLDRLKSWEDNPDHPSEISLYYDHAPYSFGFTQRYPDGSIGIVGGLLYHGIPDRSFAVTLQPFHGWQIHT; translated from the coding sequence ATGAAAATCCTGAATGAAGAACATTTCCAGAATGTAAAACGCTATGCCGAATCCATCGGTGACACCTCACTCCAGAACTGTCTGGACCGACTGAAGAGCTGGGAAGACAATCCCGATCATCCAAGCGAGATTTCGCTCTACTATGACCATGCTCCCTATTCGTTCGGTTTCACACAACGCTATCCCGACGGAAGCATCGGCATTGTAGGCGGTCTGCTCTATCACGGCATACCGGACCGCTCTTTCGCCGTAACGCTGCAACCGTTCCACGGATGGCAGATACATACCTGA
- a CDS encoding RNA polymerase sigma factor: MKPDILTSSFIDLREKLHHIALRYLQNDEDAKDVLQDTWLRIKLKSSVSNSEEAKNKLICVLRNVCIDKLRKKKLQALDDIIVPDALQYEMEVDDIKTYEKLLQKGLTPLQQQIFNLIIHDGYDYEQIAKELSLTVEAVRMNMSRARKKIRETYKKIER, encoded by the coding sequence ATGAAGCCAGATATATTAACATCATCATTCATTGATTTGCGTGAAAAATTACACCACATCGCTTTAAGATATTTGCAGAACGATGAGGATGCTAAAGACGTACTTCAAGACACATGGCTTAGGATTAAATTAAAATCATCTGTGTCGAATTCAGAAGAAGCAAAAAATAAACTTATTTGTGTGTTACGAAATGTATGTATAGATAAATTAAGAAAGAAAAAATTGCAAGCATTAGACGATATTATAGTTCCAGATGCATTACAATACGAAATGGAAGTCGATGATATTAAAACTTATGAGAAACTGTTACAAAAAGGATTAACTCCTTTACAACAGCAGATATTCAATCTCATTATCCACGATGGATATGATTACGAACAAATAGCCAAGGAGTTATCTTTAACAGTTGAAGCTGTGAGAATGAATATGAGCCGTGCTCGAAAAAAAATACGTGAGACCTATAAAAAAATTGAAAGATGA
- a CDS encoding outer membrane beta-barrel family protein, translated as MKPMIITIGGLFFAINLLAQNVSDSTAINWERELELNEVVVVASRTVVKQAPDRIIYLTKNDRFAKGMNGIEVLDRIPRVSVVNDLVTVAGKSSVRYIIDGHLMEISDESMVMRLKNLQASGIEKIEVLTTPPAKYSTDNNVAYISITSRNESLGTKGNVWANGNIREFFSYQLGGNISHTTRKIELSADVNWNDSKGINDLDRFYTFPEYTKISKRSTNYTNRIFGTNGLLKYKFTDNLNAGIILNYYTSRLNSSLNDITTDHEAVSISSNYSPSRPNNALTITAFSDWELDTKGKMLSLTYNYFNKRVKNFSDVTTSESNVETRLTNTGDNKYHIHSMKLDATLPFQTFRMETGLAITSIGNKTALDIHYLEDNSWVLDPQQTNAFDYDENTAAAYVSFEKNFSESFFGKLGLRYESTRTKGYQRIKMDSNRNSYNYLFPTFNFSWNSKNMGRLSLSYSMGITRPNFNDLNPYKYYTTTSDYVSGNPDLKPSLAHNAEINYSFKGVYAVLYNSYNNDAIGYITRFNTDGSQYTIPENHINSNKTGLYASYYRSLFGWWNINLGGEVFCIYTKSKLKDYKETDDTSWSGKIDLSTSFILNRQKNLVLDIRFNHYLPYHERMQQYKAMSLLNCNIRYTLLNNRLTLTASISDPFRWNITRSIAHYKGYSVQTRNDVHARFFSFRISYNFGRNKVNNVFRDTKERESNRTY; from the coding sequence ATGAAACCAATGATTATAACAATTGGAGGGTTATTCTTTGCTATTAATTTATTAGCTCAGAATGTCTCTGATTCAACAGCAATCAACTGGGAACGGGAACTTGAATTAAATGAAGTTGTCGTTGTGGCATCACGTACTGTAGTTAAACAGGCTCCCGACAGAATTATATATTTAACCAAGAATGATAGATTTGCTAAAGGGATGAATGGTATTGAAGTTCTGGATCGCATACCAAGAGTTTCAGTTGTAAATGATTTGGTAACAGTAGCAGGAAAAAGTTCCGTACGCTACATCATAGACGGACACCTGATGGAAATATCTGACGAATCCATGGTAATGCGTCTTAAAAATTTACAAGCTAGTGGAATTGAAAAAATAGAGGTATTAACAACACCACCAGCGAAGTATTCCACTGATAATAATGTTGCTTATATTAGCATTACTTCACGTAATGAATCATTAGGCACAAAAGGAAATGTATGGGCTAACGGTAACATTCGTGAATTCTTCAGTTATCAACTAGGAGGAAATATCTCACATACAACCCGAAAAATAGAATTATCGGCAGACGTAAATTGGAATGATTCAAAAGGCATCAATGATTTAGATCGATTTTATACTTTCCCTGAATACACGAAAATATCAAAACGCTCTACAAACTATACAAATCGGATTTTCGGGACAAATGGCCTGCTTAAATACAAGTTTACGGATAATCTTAATGCTGGTATTATACTTAATTATTATACCAGTAGACTGAATAGTAGCCTTAATGATATTACTACAGACCATGAAGCTGTATCGATATCTTCAAACTATTCTCCTTCTCGCCCAAATAATGCATTAACAATCACTGCCTTTTCCGATTGGGAGCTTGATACGAAGGGTAAGATGCTTAGCCTTACATATAATTATTTTAATAAGAGAGTAAAAAATTTTTCAGATGTAACAACGTCTGAAAGCAATGTAGAAACAAGATTAACTAACACAGGTGACAACAAATATCATATTCATTCAATGAAATTGGATGCTACCCTTCCTTTTCAGACATTCCGTATGGAAACAGGTTTAGCTATTACAAGCATCGGGAATAAGACTGCTTTGGACATTCACTATCTTGAAGACAATTCATGGGTACTTGACCCACAACAAACTAATGCATTCGACTATGATGAAAATACTGCTGCTGCTTATGTGAGTTTTGAGAAAAATTTTTCTGAGTCATTTTTTGGAAAGTTAGGACTTCGTTATGAATCTACCCGTACTAAAGGCTATCAGCGTATTAAAATGGATAGTAACAGAAATAGCTACAATTATTTATTCCCGACATTCAACTTCAGTTGGAATAGTAAAAATATGGGGCGTTTATCTCTTTCCTATTCAATGGGAATCACTAGACCAAACTTTAATGACTTGAATCCTTATAAATACTATACTACAACGAGTGACTATGTATCTGGCAATCCTGATTTAAAACCAAGTCTTGCTCATAATGCTGAAATAAATTACAGTTTTAAGGGTGTGTATGCGGTATTGTATAATTCATATAATAATGATGCTATAGGTTATATTACCCGATTCAATACCGATGGCTCCCAGTACACCATCCCAGAAAATCATATCAATAGCAATAAAACAGGATTATATGCATCCTATTACCGTTCGTTATTTGGATGGTGGAATATTAATCTAGGTGGTGAGGTATTCTGTATTTATACAAAATCAAAGCTAAAAGATTATAAAGAAACAGATGATACTAGTTGGAGTGGGAAAATTGATTTAAGTACATCATTTATTCTTAATCGGCAAAAAAATTTGGTATTGGATATCAGGTTCAATCACTATCTACCTTACCATGAAAGAATGCAACAATATAAAGCAATGTCATTATTAAACTGTAATATAAGATATACTTTACTAAACAATCGTCTTACACTTACCGCATCTATTTCAGATCCTTTCAGATGGAATATAACAAGATCCATTGCTCATTATAAGGGTTATAGTGTTCAAACACGCAATGATGTTCATGCTAGATTCTTTTCCTTCCGAATTTCCTATAACTTTGGTAGAAATAAGGTAAACAATGTATTTAGAGATACAAAAGAAAGAGAATCGAATAGAACATATTGA
- a CDS encoding LPD29 domain-containing protein, translating to MTYFQNIHSLADLKKEYRRLAMLHHPDKGGDTVLMQKLNTEFEKLFEIWKDRPGVSSAATGYEHDYQDATAREYTEYVYNEYRWKGRNYTGQSSPEITELVRTWLKETYPRYTFSVRRDGYSSILVRLMKADFEAFTKESGKVQGDINHYNIQASDSLTDRAKEVMTNVRDFVMSYNFDESDPMTDYFHTNFYLTLGIGSYRQPYRMELPKITGKDSPEVFRHPEGSAHKAMRQALGKARFGFIESRRHIGEMILGEDFYGSQGEHYFWPKEYSSAKTAQKRIGKLEAAGMRCELTGCNGGYIRLLGYTPETESSLERERQEYTTAYRKWMSEHGVSSNTGSIHQNISNPIRQIQL from the coding sequence ATGACTTATTTTCAGAACATACACTCACTGGCGGACCTGAAGAAGGAATACCGCCGACTGGCAATGCTTCACCACCCCGACAAGGGTGGTGACACTGTCCTCATGCAAAAACTGAACACCGAGTTTGAGAAACTTTTCGAGATATGGAAAGACAGGCCTGGTGTCTCCTCTGCCGCTACAGGGTATGAACACGACTATCAGGATGCCACCGCAAGGGAATACACCGAGTACGTGTACAATGAATACCGCTGGAAAGGGCGTAACTATACCGGACAGTCCTCGCCGGAAATCACGGAACTGGTCAGGACATGGCTCAAGGAGACCTATCCGAGATACACCTTCTCGGTCCGCAGGGACGGATACAGCTCAATCCTTGTCCGGCTGATGAAAGCGGACTTCGAGGCTTTTACAAAAGAATCCGGCAAGGTACAGGGAGACATCAACCACTACAACATCCAGGCATCGGACAGTCTGACCGACCGGGCCAAGGAGGTGATGACAAACGTCAGGGATTTTGTGATGTCATACAATTTCGATGAAAGCGACCCTATGACGGACTATTTCCACACCAACTTCTACCTTACGCTCGGAATCGGCAGCTACAGACAGCCGTACCGGATGGAACTGCCGAAGATTACGGGAAAAGACAGTCCTGAAGTGTTCCGCCATCCCGAAGGATCGGCACACAAGGCAATGCGCCAGGCACTGGGCAAGGCCCGGTTCGGCTTCATCGAGAGCCGGAGACATATCGGAGAAATGATACTCGGAGAAGACTTTTACGGCTCACAGGGAGAACATTATTTCTGGCCCAAGGAATATTCGAGTGCGAAGACGGCACAGAAACGCATCGGGAAACTGGAGGCAGCCGGAATGCGCTGCGAACTGACAGGCTGCAACGGCGGATACATACGCCTGCTCGGATATACTCCGGAAACGGAAAGCAGTCTGGAACGGGAAAGGCAGGAATATACCACGGCATACCGGAAGTGGATGTCAGAACACGGCGTATCCTCAAATACGGGAAGCATACACCAGAACATTTCAAATCCAATCAGACAGATACAATTATGA